The Micromonospora krabiensis genome window below encodes:
- a CDS encoding RNA polymerase sigma factor, translating to MTEPRQTGADVRSLTDTLIAHAQSAGGQLTSAQLARTVESAEVTPAQAKKILRALSEAGVTVVVDGSASTRRRVAAARSATPASRATTAKTTKKAAPPAPKQAPASDEAPAPAPRKATTARKAAGTTAEVAKAAAPAKATKSTRATKATVAAAGKPAKAGVATKGKGEEADGDIDPEELAAEIEDVVVEEPAELTQAAETDAAASATDNDFEWDDEESEALKQARRDAELTASADSVRAYLKQIGKVPLLNAEQEVELAKRIEAGLYAAERLRAAEEGEEKLTREMQRDLMWISRDGERAKNHLLEANLRLVVSLAKRYTGRGMAFLDLIQEGNLGLIRAVEKFDYTKGYKFSTYATWWIRQAITRAMADQARTIRIPVHMVEVINKLGRIQRELLQDLGREPTPEELAKEMDITPEKVLEIQQYAREPISLDQTIGDEGDSQLGDFIEDSEAVVAVDAVSFSLLQDQLQQVLQTLSEREAGVVRLRFGLTDGQPRTLDEIGQVYGVTRERIRQIESKTMSKLRHPSRSQVLRDYLD from the coding sequence GTGACAGAACCCCGCCAGACCGGCGCCGACGTTCGCTCGCTCACCGACACCCTGATCGCCCACGCGCAGAGCGCCGGCGGTCAGCTCACGTCGGCCCAGCTCGCGCGCACCGTCGAGTCCGCCGAGGTGACTCCGGCCCAGGCCAAGAAGATCCTCCGGGCGCTCTCCGAGGCGGGCGTGACCGTGGTCGTTGACGGCTCGGCCAGCACCCGCCGCCGCGTCGCCGCCGCCCGCTCCGCCACCCCGGCGTCACGGGCCACCACCGCCAAGACCACCAAGAAGGCCGCCCCGCCGGCCCCGAAGCAGGCGCCCGCCTCCGACGAGGCGCCGGCGCCGGCCCCGCGGAAGGCCACCACCGCGCGCAAGGCCGCCGGCACCACCGCCGAGGTGGCCAAGGCGGCGGCGCCGGCCAAGGCAACGAAGTCGACCCGGGCCACCAAGGCGACCGTCGCGGCGGCCGGCAAGCCGGCCAAGGCCGGGGTGGCGACCAAGGGCAAGGGCGAGGAGGCCGACGGGGACATCGACCCGGAGGAGCTCGCCGCCGAGATCGAGGACGTGGTGGTCGAGGAGCCGGCCGAGCTGACCCAGGCCGCCGAGACCGACGCGGCGGCCTCCGCCACCGACAACGACTTCGAGTGGGACGACGAGGAGTCCGAGGCGCTCAAGCAGGCTCGGCGCGACGCCGAGCTGACCGCGTCCGCCGACTCGGTCCGGGCCTACCTCAAGCAGATCGGCAAGGTTCCGCTGCTCAACGCGGAGCAGGAGGTGGAGCTGGCCAAGCGGATCGAGGCCGGGCTCTACGCCGCCGAGCGGCTGCGCGCCGCCGAGGAGGGCGAGGAGAAGCTCACCCGCGAGATGCAGCGCGACCTGATGTGGATCTCGCGCGACGGTGAGCGGGCCAAGAACCACCTGCTCGAGGCGAACCTCCGACTGGTCGTCTCGCTGGCCAAGCGCTACACCGGCCGCGGGATGGCGTTCCTCGACCTGATCCAGGAGGGCAACCTCGGCCTCATCCGGGCCGTCGAGAAGTTCGACTACACCAAGGGCTACAAGTTCTCCACCTACGCCACCTGGTGGATCCGCCAGGCCATCACCCGCGCCATGGCCGACCAGGCCCGCACCATCCGCATCCCGGTGCACATGGTCGAGGTGATCAACAAGCTCGGCCGGATCCAGCGCGAGCTGCTCCAGGACCTGGGCCGCGAGCCCACCCCGGAGGAGCTGGCCAAGGAGATGGACATCACACCGGAGAAGGTGCTGGAGATCCAGCAGTACGCCCGGGAGCCCATCTCGCTCGACCAGACCATCGGCGACGAGGGTGACAGCCAACTCGGCGACTTCATCGAGGACTCGGAGGCCGTCGTCGCGGTCGACGCGGTCTCGTTCTCCCTGCTGCAGGACCAGCTCCAGCAGGTGCTGCAGACGCTCTCCGAGCGTGAGGCGGGTGTGGTACGCCTGCGTTTCGGCCTGACGGACGGCCAGCCGCGCACGCTGGACGAGATCGGCCAGGTCTACGGGGTGACCCGGGAACGCATCCGGCAGATCGAGTCGAAGACCATGTCCAAGTTGCGCCACCCGTCGCGGTCGCAGGTCCTCCGGGACTACCTGGACTGA
- a CDS encoding DUF7455 domain-containing protein — MTPTLTPPPETVSPPAADERCDRCNAAGKLRITLAGGSELVFCGHHANKYAEDLVKITVRYATDPEFSWRGADLMAN; from the coding sequence ATGACCCCGACCCTCACGCCGCCGCCCGAGACGGTGAGCCCCCCGGCCGCCGATGAACGGTGCGACCGCTGCAATGCTGCCGGCAAGCTCCGGATCACTCTGGCGGGTGGGAGCGAGTTGGTGTTCTGTGGGCACCACGCGAACAAGTACGCGGAGGATCTCGTGAAGATCACCGTGCGGTACGCGACGGACCCCGAGTTCAGCTGGCGTGGCGCCGATCTGATGGCGAACTGA
- a CDS encoding DEAD/DEAH box helicase has protein sequence MAARLPAIETFPALRAWQRKALVEYLRRRTEDFTAVATPGAGKTTFALRIAAELLADGTVEAVTVVAPTEHLKNQWAESAARVGIQLDAAFRNADLHSSADFHGAVVTYAQVGMAPQVHRRRTMTRRTLVILDEIHHAGDSRSWGDGVKAAFEPAVRRLMLTGTPFRSDDNPIPFVTYERGGDGLLRSRADSVYGYSDALRDGVVRPVLFLAYSGETRWRTNAGDELAARLGEPMTQDLIAQAWRTALDPAGDWMPQVLRAADARLTVLREAGMSDAGGLVIATDQQTARAYAKLIERLTGEKAAVVLSDDAGASARIATFSASDQRWLVAVRMVSEGVDIPRLAVGVYATSASTPLYFAQAIGRFVRARRPGETASVFLPSVPHLLGLASEMEAERDHVLGKPKDDDGFDDGLLERAQRDDQASGELEKRFAALSATAELDQVIFDGASFGTAAQAGTPEEEEYLGLPGLLTADQVALLLTKRQADQLAAQRRRAAARSAEPAAAAPEAPPAPMSAAQRRVALRRQLNALVAARHHRTGQPHGKIHAELRRLCGGPPSAQATIEQLEERIATVQTL, from the coding sequence GTGGCAGCCCGGTTGCCGGCGATCGAGACGTTTCCGGCACTCCGCGCCTGGCAGCGCAAGGCGCTCGTGGAGTACCTGCGCCGGCGCACAGAGGACTTCACGGCGGTCGCCACGCCGGGCGCGGGCAAGACGACCTTCGCCCTGCGCATCGCGGCGGAGCTGTTGGCCGACGGCACGGTCGAGGCGGTCACCGTGGTCGCCCCGACCGAGCACCTGAAGAACCAGTGGGCCGAGTCGGCCGCCCGGGTCGGCATCCAGCTGGACGCCGCGTTCCGCAACGCCGACCTGCACTCGTCCGCCGACTTCCACGGCGCCGTCGTCACGTACGCCCAGGTGGGCATGGCGCCGCAGGTGCACCGCCGGCGCACCATGACCCGGCGCACCCTGGTCATCCTCGACGAGATCCACCACGCCGGTGACTCCCGCTCCTGGGGCGACGGGGTGAAGGCGGCCTTCGAGCCCGCCGTACGCCGGCTGATGCTCACCGGCACGCCGTTCCGCTCCGACGACAACCCGATCCCGTTCGTCACCTACGAGCGGGGCGGTGACGGGCTGCTGCGCTCCCGCGCCGACTCGGTCTACGGCTACTCCGACGCGCTCCGCGACGGCGTGGTGCGACCGGTGCTGTTCCTCGCGTACTCCGGAGAGACCCGGTGGCGGACCAACGCCGGGGACGAGTTGGCGGCCCGCCTGGGCGAGCCGATGACGCAGGACCTGATCGCCCAGGCCTGGCGCACCGCGCTCGACCCGGCCGGGGACTGGATGCCCCAGGTGCTGCGGGCCGCCGACGCCCGGCTCACCGTGCTGCGGGAGGCCGGCATGAGCGACGCCGGTGGGCTGGTGATCGCCACCGACCAGCAGACCGCGCGCGCGTACGCGAAGCTGATCGAGCGGTTGACCGGTGAGAAGGCGGCGGTCGTCCTGTCCGACGACGCCGGCGCCTCCGCGCGGATCGCCACGTTCTCGGCGTCCGACCAGCGGTGGCTCGTGGCGGTGCGGATGGTCTCCGAGGGGGTGGACATCCCGCGCCTCGCCGTGGGGGTCTACGCCACCAGCGCCAGCACCCCGCTCTACTTCGCGCAGGCGATCGGCCGGTTCGTGCGGGCCCGTCGTCCGGGGGAGACCGCGTCGGTCTTCCTGCCGAGCGTGCCGCACCTGCTCGGGCTCGCCAGCGAGATGGAGGCCGAGCGCGACCACGTGCTGGGCAAGCCGAAGGACGACGACGGCTTCGACGACGGCCTGCTGGAGCGGGCCCAGCGCGACGACCAGGCCAGCGGGGAGCTGGAGAAGCGGTTCGCGGCGCTCTCCGCCACGGCCGAGCTGGACCAGGTGATCTTCGACGGCGCGTCGTTCGGCACCGCGGCCCAGGCCGGCACCCCCGAGGAGGAGGAGTACCTGGGCCTGCCCGGCCTGCTCACCGCCGACCAGGTTGCGCTGCTGCTCACGAAGCGGCAGGCGGACCAGTTGGCCGCGCAGCGACGCAGGGCGGCCGCGCGGAGCGCTGAGCCGGCCGCTGCGGCCCCGGAGGCCCCGCCGGCACCGATGAGTGCGGCCCAGCGACGGGTGGCCCTCCGGCGTCAGCTCAACGCGCTCGTGGCGGCCCGGCACCACCGCACCGGCCAACCCCACGGCAAGATCCACGCCGAGCTGCGCCGCCTCTGCGGCGGCCCGCCCAGCGCCCAGGCGACGATCGAGCAACTAGAGGAACGCATAGCCACCGTCCAAACCCTCTAA
- a CDS encoding trimeric intracellular cation channel family protein translates to MTTSTALLTADLVGVAVFAASGASAAVAKRLDLFGVVFVGFVAALGGGIFRDLVIDEVPPLAFADWRYATAAAVTAVAVFWLHPQLARLRTTVLVLDAAGLGLFTVTGTLKALDAQVPAVGACVIGMLTAIGGGLGRDLLTGEIPVVLRREIYAVAALAGSIVVAGLHGLGYAGPVPLVTAAVLIFALRLVALRRRWGAPVAPLRSPRTRGPGPDPEW, encoded by the coding sequence GTGACCACCTCCACCGCCCTGCTCACGGCCGATCTCGTCGGCGTCGCGGTCTTCGCCGCGTCCGGTGCCTCCGCGGCGGTGGCGAAACGGCTCGACCTGTTCGGCGTGGTCTTCGTCGGTTTCGTGGCCGCCCTGGGTGGCGGGATCTTCCGCGATCTCGTCATCGACGAGGTGCCGCCGCTGGCCTTCGCCGACTGGCGCTACGCGACGGCCGCCGCGGTCACCGCCGTCGCCGTGTTCTGGCTGCATCCCCAGTTGGCCCGGCTGCGCACCACCGTGCTGGTGCTGGACGCGGCCGGCCTCGGGCTCTTCACGGTCACCGGCACGCTCAAGGCCCTCGACGCCCAGGTTCCGGCGGTGGGGGCCTGCGTCATCGGCATGCTCACCGCGATCGGCGGTGGGCTGGGCCGGGACCTGCTGACCGGTGAGATCCCCGTGGTGCTGCGCCGCGAGATCTACGCGGTCGCCGCGCTCGCCGGCTCGATCGTGGTGGCGGGGCTGCACGGCCTCGGCTACGCCGGACCGGTCCCGCTGGTCACGGCGGCCGTGCTGATCTTCGCACTCCGGCTGGTGGCGCTGCGGCGGCGCTGGGGCGCGCCGGTGGCGCCGCTACGTTCGCCCCGCACCCGGGGACCGGGACCCGACCCGGAGTGGTGA
- a CDS encoding DUF3039 domain-containing protein: protein MSTQVLERPELKDADTGPEMFHYVRKDKIAESAVMGTFVVALCGETFPVTKAAKPGSPVCPKCKEIYDSWGD from the coding sequence GTGAGCACACAGGTCCTCGAGCGTCCGGAGCTGAAGGACGCCGACACCGGCCCCGAGATGTTCCACTACGTCCGCAAGGACAAGATCGCCGAGAGCGCCGTCATGGGCACGTTCGTCGTCGCGCTCTGCGGGGAGACCTTCCCGGTCACCAAGGCCGCCAAGCCGGGCTCGCCGGTCTGCCCCAAGTGCAAGGAGATCTACGACTCCTGGGGCGACTGA
- a CDS encoding pseudouridine-5'-phosphate glycosidase: MTNFHIRYGAEVADALRAGRPVVALESTIVSHGLPRPENLRVARQIESAVRDAGAVPATIGMVGGELVVGLDDAQLTRLATVDGVAKLSVRDVAVAAATGADGATTVAATSAVAAAAGIAVFATGGLGGVHREAAHTFDESADLVTLARTPIAVVCAGVKSILDVGATLERLETLGVGVVGYRTRRFPGFYLTDGGFDLDWSVDSPEQVADVLAARTQHGLPEGGLIVANPLPVDEQLDPTLHDRTLTEGLALLERDGITGKAVTPYLLAHFHSATEGASLAVNVRIILRNADLAARIAVAAAGRADTRA; the protein is encoded by the coding sequence GTGACCAATTTTCACATCCGTTACGGCGCGGAGGTGGCCGACGCCCTGCGCGCCGGACGCCCCGTCGTCGCCCTGGAGAGCACGATCGTCTCGCACGGCCTCCCCCGCCCGGAGAACCTGCGGGTGGCCCGGCAGATCGAGTCGGCCGTCCGGGACGCCGGCGCGGTGCCGGCCACCATCGGCATGGTCGGCGGCGAACTGGTGGTGGGCCTCGACGACGCGCAGCTGACCCGCCTCGCCACCGTCGACGGTGTGGCGAAGCTCTCCGTACGCGACGTGGCGGTTGCCGCCGCGACCGGCGCGGACGGCGCCACCACGGTGGCGGCGACCAGCGCGGTCGCCGCGGCGGCGGGGATCGCCGTGTTCGCCACCGGCGGGCTGGGCGGGGTGCACCGGGAGGCGGCGCACACGTTCGACGAGTCGGCGGACCTGGTCACGCTCGCCCGGACGCCGATCGCGGTGGTCTGCGCCGGGGTCAAGTCGATCCTCGACGTGGGCGCGACGCTGGAGCGGCTGGAGACGCTGGGTGTGGGGGTGGTCGGCTACCGCACCCGACGCTTCCCCGGCTTCTACCTCACCGACGGCGGCTTCGACCTGGACTGGTCGGTCGACTCGCCCGAGCAGGTCGCCGACGTGCTCGCGGCGCGGACCCAGCACGGCCTGCCCGAGGGCGGACTGATCGTGGCCAACCCGCTCCCCGTCGACGAACAGCTCGACCCGACGCTGCACGACCGTACGCTCACCGAGGGCCTGGCGCTGCTGGAGCGCGACGGGATCACCGGCAAGGCCGTCACGCCGTACCTGCTCGCCCACTTCCACTCCGCCACCGAGGGCGCGAGCCTGGCGGTGAACGTACGGATCATCCTGCGCAACGCGGACCTCGCCGCCCGGATCGCGGTGGCCGCCGCCGGTCGCGCCGACACCCGGGCATGA
- a CDS encoding carbohydrate kinase family protein translates to MTRSSRILVVGDVITDVVAVLSGPLATGTDTAAEIRFSGGGQAANTAAWIAAQGVPVTLVGAVGDDPAGRDRLAELERSGVDCAVDVVEDAITGTVIVLATDGERTMVSQRGANLRLTAAHVDRAVAAAPDAGHLHLSAYTLLDAGSRGAGLRALAAARERGLTTSVDAASAGPLRRVGSAAFLAWVRDVDLLLVNADEAGVLAGGLDPAAQARALSATARRVVVKRGAAGAVWADRAATVSAAPTRRVAVVDVTGAGDAFAAGLLTAWLAGAEPRAALNRAGDLGALAVAQLGARPTP, encoded by the coding sequence ATGACCCGGTCGTCCCGCATCCTCGTCGTCGGCGACGTGATCACCGACGTGGTCGCGGTGCTGTCCGGCCCGCTCGCGACCGGCACGGACACCGCCGCCGAGATCCGGTTCAGCGGTGGTGGACAGGCGGCCAACACCGCCGCGTGGATCGCCGCCCAGGGGGTGCCGGTGACGCTGGTCGGGGCGGTCGGTGACGACCCGGCGGGGCGCGACCGGCTGGCGGAGCTGGAGCGCAGCGGCGTCGACTGCGCGGTCGACGTCGTCGAGGACGCCATCACCGGCACGGTCATCGTGCTCGCCACCGACGGCGAGCGGACGATGGTCAGCCAACGTGGCGCCAACCTGCGGCTGACCGCGGCGCACGTCGACCGGGCCGTCGCGGCGGCTCCCGACGCGGGGCACCTGCACCTGTCCGCGTACACCCTGCTCGACGCCGGGTCGCGCGGGGCCGGGCTGCGCGCGCTGGCCGCCGCCCGCGAGCGCGGGCTCACCACCAGCGTCGACGCGGCGTCCGCCGGGCCGCTGCGGCGGGTGGGTTCGGCGGCGTTCCTGGCCTGGGTACGCGACGTCGACCTGCTGCTGGTCAACGCGGACGAGGCGGGCGTGCTGGCCGGCGGGCTGGACCCGGCCGCGCAGGCGCGGGCGCTGTCGGCGACGGCCCGCCGGGTCGTCGTCAAGCGCGGGGCGGCCGGCGCGGTCTGGGCCGACCGGGCCGCGACGGTGAGCGCGGCGCCGACCCGTCGGGTGGCGGTGGTGGACGTCACCGGCGCGGGCGACGCGTTCGCGGCCGGCCTGCTGACCGCCTGGCTGGCCGGCGCCGAACCGCGCGCGGCCCTCAACCGGGCCGGCGACCTGGGCGCCCTGGCCGTAGCCCAGCTAGGCGCCCGCCCCACCCCCTAA
- a CDS encoding DUF3099 domain-containing protein: MKRQAYEPILITDAPRSQDDQLTTRQRRYVLMMGIRVACLVVGAILVGVQAPLLWLWLSLCGLGMVLIPWLAVLLANDRPPKEEHRLANRFHHRHRDEAPPMSLTAEERPHKIIDAEP, translated from the coding sequence GTGAAGCGTCAGGCGTACGAGCCGATTCTGATCACCGACGCCCCACGCAGCCAGGATGACCAGCTCACCACTCGACAGCGACGCTACGTGCTCATGATGGGCATCCGGGTCGCGTGCCTGGTCGTGGGCGCGATCCTGGTCGGCGTGCAGGCACCCCTGCTCTGGCTGTGGCTGTCGCTGTGCGGCCTCGGCATGGTGCTCATCCCGTGGCTGGCCGTGCTGCTGGCCAACGATCGGCCGCCGAAGGAGGAGCACCGGCTGGCCAACCGGTTCCACCACCGGCACCGCGACGAGGCCCCGCCGATGAGCCTGACGGCCGAAGAGCGCCCCCACAAAATCATCGACGCCGAACCCTAA
- a CDS encoding HhH-GPD-type base excision DNA repair protein: MALTLPIDPAANELLNRDALARLLGMVLDQQVPMEKAFSSPYVLTQRLGHDLDARELAEYDPEKLVALFAQPPALHRFPKAMAARVQEVCRVLVDRYDGDAAGLWAGVTDGTELRRRIAELPGFGAQKAQIFLALLGKRFDVRPEGWREAAGGYGDAEAYRSVADVTDAESLRRVREYKQQMKAAAKTKTAS; encoded by the coding sequence ATGGCGCTGACTCTTCCGATCGACCCGGCGGCCAACGAGCTCCTCAACCGGGACGCGCTGGCCCGTCTCCTCGGGATGGTCCTCGACCAGCAGGTGCCCATGGAGAAGGCGTTCTCCTCCCCGTACGTGCTGACGCAGCGGCTCGGCCACGACCTCGACGCCCGGGAGTTGGCGGAGTACGACCCGGAGAAGCTGGTCGCCCTCTTCGCCCAGCCGCCCGCGCTGCACCGGTTCCCGAAGGCGATGGCGGCCCGGGTGCAGGAGGTGTGCCGGGTGCTCGTCGACCGCTACGACGGCGACGCGGCCGGGCTGTGGGCCGGCGTGACCGACGGCACCGAGCTGCGGCGCCGCATCGCCGAGCTGCCCGGCTTCGGCGCGCAGAAGGCGCAGATCTTCCTCGCCCTGCTCGGCAAGCGCTTCGACGTGCGGCCGGAGGGCTGGCGTGAGGCTGCCGGCGGCTACGGCGACGCCGAGGCGTACCGGTCGGTGGCGGACGTGACCGACGCGGAGTCGCTGCGCCGCGTGCGGGAGTACAAGCAGCAGATGAAGGCGGCGGCGAAGACGAAGACGGCGAGCTGA
- a CDS encoding S8 family peptidase, giving the protein MPARSVPRRRLLGALAVAAGVAAVAAATTPATAAPTGEVRGAGAPNAISGSYLVVLRGDTVGAAGTSAARTAVPQRASALAKRYGGSVADVYSAALTGFSARMTPAQASRLAADPAVAYVEQDQVITVSATQTNPPWGLDRIDQRALPLSASFTYPNTASNVRAYIIDTGIRTTHTQFGGRATWGTNTVDSNNTDCNGHGTHVAGTVGGSTYGVAKAVRLVAVKVLNCSGSGSTTSVVNGVNWVTANAVKPAVANMSLGGGASTAIDNAVANSISSGVTYAVAAGNSSANACNYSPARTASAITVGSTTSTDARSSFSNYGSCVDLFAPGSSILSAYRTSDTATSTLSGTSMASPHVAGAAALVLSANPSLTPAQVASSLTSNATTGRVTNPGSGSPNRLLFVVN; this is encoded by the coding sequence ATGCCAGCACGGTCCGTTCCGCGGCGGCGCCTGCTCGGGGCGCTCGCCGTCGCCGCCGGCGTGGCCGCCGTCGCCGCGGCCACCACCCCCGCCACGGCGGCGCCCACCGGAGAGGTCCGGGGTGCCGGCGCGCCGAACGCGATCAGCGGGAGCTACCTCGTCGTCCTGCGCGGCGACACGGTGGGGGCCGCGGGCACCTCGGCGGCCCGTACCGCCGTGCCGCAGCGGGCCAGCGCCCTCGCCAAGCGGTACGGCGGCAGCGTCGCCGACGTGTACAGCGCCGCGCTGACCGGGTTCAGTGCCCGGATGACGCCCGCCCAGGCCAGTCGCCTCGCCGCCGACCCGGCCGTGGCGTACGTGGAGCAGGACCAGGTGATCACCGTCTCGGCCACGCAGACCAACCCGCCGTGGGGTCTGGACCGCATCGACCAGCGGGCGCTGCCGCTGAGCGCCAGCTTCACCTACCCGAACACCGCCTCCAACGTGCGGGCGTACATCATCGACACCGGCATCCGCACCACGCACACCCAGTTCGGCGGCCGGGCCACCTGGGGCACGAACACGGTGGACAGCAACAACACCGACTGCAACGGCCACGGCACGCACGTCGCCGGGACGGTCGGCGGCTCGACGTACGGGGTGGCCAAGGCGGTGCGGCTGGTCGCCGTCAAGGTGCTCAACTGCTCCGGCAGCGGCAGCACCACCAGCGTCGTCAACGGCGTGAACTGGGTCACCGCCAACGCGGTGAAGCCGGCGGTGGCCAACATGAGCCTCGGCGGCGGCGCCAGCACCGCCATCGACAACGCGGTGGCCAACTCGATCAGCTCGGGCGTCACGTACGCCGTGGCGGCCGGCAACTCCAGCGCCAACGCCTGCAACTACTCCCCGGCGCGGACCGCCTCGGCGATCACCGTCGGCTCCACCACCAGCACCGACGCCCGGTCGTCGTTCTCCAACTACGGCTCCTGCGTCGACCTCTTCGCGCCCGGGTCGAGCATCCTCTCGGCATACCGGACCAGCGACACCGCGACCAGCACGCTGAGCGGCACCTCGATGGCCTCGCCGCACGTCGCCGGCGCCGCGGCCCTCGTGCTGTCGGCCAACCCGAGCCTCACCCCGGCGCAGGTCGCCAGCTCCCTGACCAGCAACGCGACCACCGGCCGGGTGACCAACCCGGGTTCCGGATCGCCCAACCGGCTGCTGTTCGTGGTCAACTGA
- a CDS encoding DUF7782 domain-containing protein, whose translation MAEHDMLLSPAGVEALRTALTRARFTSNGIADRLGPQATGGVARNDYRAALRATEERDPLGTLIRVFICDQTEAEETVAAALAPLDLAEALAGGLVERHGDGLRAGVDLEPYGDDWWVLADVPASARPGRPLHAEHVLGIGGATQTLIGATVRRPVDTALDLGTGSGVQALHLATHARSVTATDVSARALRFAATTAALNGQSWELLRGDMVAPVAGRRFDLVVSNPPFVVGPGTTTHVYRDSGRVGDAIGSELAAAAPDLLTEGGTMQYLANWVHVAGEEWDERVTGWFAGTGLDAWVIQREVADPMAYVNLWLTDVGESADPQRMAAWLDWFDAHKVEAIGFGIVSLRRGGHADPVVRVEDLRQRVEPPLGDQVGAWFDRQDFLRVRDTAGLLAERYRAADGLQLRQEATMGEDGWAVDRQVLAAPRGLRWTEEIDPLVLALVGGADGRLPLGDQLALLAAAHDVAVDELAEAAGPIVAHLVERGFIEPVAD comes from the coding sequence GTGGCTGAACACGACATGCTGCTCTCCCCCGCCGGAGTCGAGGCGCTGCGGACGGCGCTGACCCGGGCCCGGTTCACCTCCAACGGCATCGCCGACCGGCTCGGTCCGCAGGCGACCGGCGGGGTCGCCCGCAACGACTACCGGGCCGCGCTGCGCGCCACCGAGGAGCGCGACCCGCTGGGCACCCTGATCCGGGTGTTCATCTGCGACCAGACCGAGGCGGAGGAGACGGTGGCCGCCGCGCTGGCCCCGCTCGACCTCGCCGAGGCGCTCGCCGGCGGGCTGGTCGAGCGGCACGGCGACGGGCTGCGCGCCGGCGTGGACCTGGAGCCGTACGGCGACGACTGGTGGGTGCTTGCCGACGTGCCGGCCAGCGCGCGACCGGGCCGGCCGCTGCACGCGGAGCACGTGCTCGGCATCGGCGGCGCCACCCAGACCCTCATCGGGGCCACCGTCCGGCGACCCGTCGACACGGCGCTCGACCTGGGCACCGGCTCCGGTGTGCAGGCCCTGCACCTGGCCACCCACGCCCGGTCGGTCACCGCCACCGACGTCTCCGCGCGGGCGCTGCGCTTCGCCGCCACGACCGCCGCCCTCAACGGGCAGAGCTGGGAGCTGCTCCGCGGCGACATGGTCGCACCCGTGGCCGGACGCCGGTTCGACCTCGTGGTGAGCAACCCGCCGTTCGTGGTCGGCCCGGGCACCACCACACACGTCTACCGGGACTCCGGCCGGGTGGGCGACGCGATCGGCTCCGAGCTGGCCGCCGCCGCGCCCGACCTGCTCACCGAGGGCGGCACCATGCAGTACCTCGCCAACTGGGTGCACGTCGCGGGCGAGGAGTGGGACGAGCGGGTGACGGGCTGGTTCGCCGGCACCGGCCTGGACGCCTGGGTGATCCAGCGCGAGGTGGCCGACCCGATGGCGTACGTGAACCTCTGGCTCACCGACGTCGGCGAGAGCGCCGACCCGCAGCGGATGGCCGCCTGGCTGGACTGGTTCGACGCGCACAAGGTGGAGGCGATCGGCTTCGGCATCGTGTCGCTGCGCCGTGGCGGCCACGCCGACCCGGTGGTCCGGGTGGAGGACCTGCGGCAGCGGGTGGAGCCGCCGCTGGGCGACCAGGTCGGCGCCTGGTTCGACCGGCAGGACTTCCTTCGCGTACGCGACACCGCCGGGCTGCTCGCCGAGCGCTACCGGGCCGCCGACGGGCTGCAACTGCGCCAGGAGGCGACCATGGGCGAGGACGGCTGGGCGGTGGACCGGCAGGTGCTGGCCGCGCCGCGCGGGCTGCGCTGGACCGAGGAGATCGACCCGCTGGTGCTGGCACTGGTCGGCGGAGCCGACGGCCGGCTGCCGCTGGGCGACCAGCTCGCCCTGCTCGCGGCGGCCCACGACGTGGCCGTCGACGAGCTGGCCGAGGCCGCCGGCCCGATCGTCGCGCACCTGGTGGAGCGGGGCTTCATCGAGCCGGTGGCCGACTGA
- the dtd gene encoding D-aminoacyl-tRNA deacylase, with the protein MRAVVQTVGRASVTVDGEVVGAIDDGLLVLLGVTHTDTVETARTMARKVHELRILDDERSAADTGAPVLVVSQFTLYGDARKGRRPSWTAAAPAEVAEPLVTEVVEALRTRGAKVETGRFRTHMLVESLNVGPRTILLDL; encoded by the coding sequence ATGCGGGCGGTGGTGCAGACGGTCGGCCGGGCCAGCGTGACCGTCGACGGCGAGGTGGTCGGCGCGATCGACGACGGGCTTCTGGTGCTGCTCGGGGTGACCCACACGGACACGGTGGAGACCGCCCGGACGATGGCCCGCAAGGTTCACGAGCTGCGCATCCTGGACGACGAACGCTCCGCGGCCGACACCGGCGCGCCGGTGCTGGTGGTGAGCCAGTTCACGCTCTACGGCGACGCCCGCAAGGGCCGCCGGCCGAGCTGGACGGCGGCCGCCCCGGCCGAGGTCGCCGAGCCCCTGGTCACCGAGGTTGTGGAGGCGCTGCGCACCCGGGGAGCCAAGGTGGAGACGGGCCGCTTCCGCACCCACATGCTGGTGGAGAGCCTGAACGTGGGCCCCCGCACCATCCTCCTGGACCTGTAA